From the Triticum urartu cultivar G1812 chromosome 4, Tu2.1, whole genome shotgun sequence genome, the window AAAGGGATCAGAACTCAAGTTTAATTAGAGACTTGGTAGCTGAAAACCAAATATAGAAACAGTACATGTTCATACTTCATAGTACTATCTAGCATGGAAAAGGAAGAATAAATTGGATCAGAGCTGAATTTATTTAGTTGAGCCACCCCTGAACTGAGGTTTTGAGGCCGGAGTTGAGTGAAGCCGACTCCATGCAATTGATGTGCAGTTTGCTCTGGACCCCGGAGGCCCACTGCAAATTATGTACACTACTCCTACAGTCAATCAAAAGAGTAGGACGCTCGGGTTTCTTTGTAGAAATTCGATGGCGGTGTACTGATGAATCTTCAAGGCTGAAAAAGTGATGTAGTTGCCAGCAAGCAGTTCCTGGAACTTCATCTCCCCGTAGTACTGTACTAAGATTATTTTTGTTAGAACAAACAATATTTTTTGTCTCGATTAAAATTAAATTGTTGTTGTAGGTGGCTGATGAATCCATGAGGTCAGTTGACAACAGGATCGAGTAGCTAGCATCAGCTAGAGTGCATTCATCTCTCACACTCCTGATGCGAGCAAATAAAGTTCCCACCATGATTTCGATGATGAATCCCATCCAATATCAATGGAGAGCGAGGGAACAAAAAAAGGCGCATTGCATTCCTAACTAGAGGCGCTGCACGACACCATCATAGCTCATGAATGCATCTTCAGGGAAGCTCTGGAGACATGGTCTCTCCTCCACAAAACATACCTCTATATATGTGACACTGATGCACAGTTTTTCTTTTCTGATGAGTAACACGAAAGGCCCCAAACAACCACGAATGTTCCCGTTGTTGTAGTTGTACGACCCATGCCCATCGGTGCCGCAGCACACTTTTAGCCCGTACTTGAGTCCTACACACACGTACATTACATTACATGAATGAACCAGCAAGTTTATGGTTTTGCTGAAATCACGGAGACCGGCTAGCACACACCAAACACCATGCATGAATGCATGCATGCTGAACCCTCTTCTTAATGGAAAATACATGCAATGCTCTTGCATGTTCTTGAAAAAATAATGGCACGTACGTGCATAAGATATCCTTGTCCCCGAGAATGTCCCATGTAACCGATTGTTTGTCATGCAACACGAAGGGATGCATGAATTTTACTTTGTAAATATGTATCTCGGTTGATGGAATAAAAGGAGAAAGAAATACATGTGTCATCTAGTCAATGATCTGGTAAAGGCAATGCAGACCATCCATAAAACTGAGGGTCATGCACCTACTTCGGGAGGAGAATTGATTCAAGACCACTCTCTCTGCTTGTTCTTTGCTCGTCCTTTCATTACCTGCCAATGTGAACTATATATACCCCAACTCAATAAATCGTTAGCCACAAAGAGAAGAAAGCACACCTTACATATTGCATCAATCATGGGGATGAAGAATCTCTCGTTGTTCATGGGGTTGCTCATGCTTGCGTTGTTTCCAGTGCTGTCACGACAAGATGGTTTTGATCAATGGGTGACATTGCAAGAGAGTAAGACTAGCGTAGCCACATCGACACTTGACGCCAAGCTCTCTAAAGCAGAAGCCTCAAGGATTGGTAATGGCGTTGATCCATACACTATCTTTGGCGGTGAAGATGGCATGTACAAGAGCATCAGTGAGTGCATTTCCAACGTCCCCAATGACAACACTAGACGACATATGTTTAACCTAAAGCCCGGAACAGTGTTCCGTGAGAAGGTGTTCATTGGGAAAGGTAAGCCTTTCATCACGCTAAAGTCCGATCCCTCCAACCCTGCTGTTATCGTCTGGAATGATACTGCCATGACCAAGGGCAAGGATGGCAAGGTCCTCACCTCCCGTGGTAGTAGCACTGTTACCATAGAGTCTGACTATTTCATTGCCTATGGTATTATCATCAAGAATGATGCACTTCCTGCCAAGGCGGGCGACAAACAAGTGCAAGCCACTGCATTGCATGTGACGGGCACAAAGGCAATTTTCTATAACTGCACGATCGAGGGCGGCCAGGGAGCCTTGTATGACCATCAGGGGCTTCACTACT encodes:
- the LOC125553498 gene encoding pectinesterase PPME1-like → MGMKNLSLFMGLLMLALFPVLSRQDGFDQWVTLQESKTSVATSTLDAKLSKAEASRIGNGVDPYTIFGGEDGMYKSISECISNVPNDNTRRHMFNLKPGTVFREKVFIGKGKPFITLKSDPSNPAVIVWNDTAMTKGKDGKVLTSRGSSTVTIESDYFIAYGIIIKNDALPAKAGDKQVQATALHVTGTKAIFYNCTIEGGQGALYDHQGLHYFKASTIKGSVDFIFGSARSLYEDCSIISTNKDITNMEVAQEGWASESRINSESGFSFKNCTIKGEGKPVFLGRASGNFSQVVYSSTEMDSEIVPIIWEKGNMKIPKSGIYYGEFKCYGPGLDASKKAGWALSLTEAQAKPFTCKSFISGGSWITPLPPADP